A single window of Sander lucioperca isolate FBNREF2018 chromosome 22, SLUC_FBN_1.2, whole genome shotgun sequence DNA harbors:
- the LOC116044326 gene encoding LOW QUALITY PROTEIN: archaemetzincin-2 (The sequence of the model RefSeq protein was modified relative to this genomic sequence to represent the inferred CDS: inserted 2 bases in 2 codons; substituted 1 base at 1 genomic stop codon): MKVIQHSVETLQTALLSNRQDLVKLXNKYPKEERHLLEEGFHPGQPGSLFQPSDSDWISAHPGEPQDFESFXRDPSRKTPIASHNTIYIQTIGSFGEVGAQTDQYLEGLREYCQAFFYGLPVKFLPAVTVTKTRCSFRVXSNSHNLQIFTGDLLHFLLNRKPKDAFCIIGITMIDLYPNDSWNFVFGKASLSEGMGVFSFPRYDDTFHSSSYAWRLKKRLQPKQGDYSVFDRYYTPPITSTQLLLRSCKTMTHEIGHMFGIKHCQWLSCVMQGSNHLEESDHRPLDFCLICLAVGSNIADRYKTSLHWMEGDQSQTPRPEEASACQYVLHFPKPTEAFQTSRLWLHRCLDILGGND; this comes from the exons ATGAAGGTGATCCAGCACTCTGTGGAGACCCTGCAAACAGCTTTGCTCTCCAATCGTCAGGACTTGGTTAAAC AAAACAAATACCCAAAAGAAGAAAGGCATCTACTGGAGGAGGGATTCCACCCAGGGCAGCCAGGTTCCCTTTTCCAACCCTCTGACTCAGACTGGATCTCCGCTCACCCTGGGGAGCCTCAAGACTTTGAGAGCTTCTAAAGAGACCCTTCTCGCAAGACGCCCATTGCAAGCCACAATACTATATATATTCAAACCATAG GTTCCTTTGGGGAGGTGGGGGCCCAGACAGACCAGTATCTGGAGGGGCTCAGAGAATACTGCCAGGCCTTCTTCTATGGGCTTCCTGTCAAGTTTCTGCCAGCGGTTACTGTGACTAAAACAAGATGTTCGTTCAGGG ACAGCAATTCACACAACCTTCAGATCTTCACTG gtgaCCTGCTACACTTCCTGTTGAATAGGAAACCAAAAGATGCTTTTTGTATCATTGGAATCACAATGATTGACCTCTACCCCAATGACTCATGGAACTTTGTCTTTGGAAAGGCTTCTCTTAGTGAGG GAATGGGTGTTTTCAGCTTTCCCCGGTATGATGACACCTTCCACAGCAGCAGCTATGCTTGGAGGTTGAAGAAAAGGCTTCAGCCAAAGCAGGGGGACTACTCTGTGTTTGACAGATATTATACTCCCCCCATCACCAGCACCCAGCTGTTGCTTCGATCCTGCAAG aCAATGACCCATGAGATTGGCCATATGTTTGGAATAAAGCATTGCCAGTGGTTGAGCTGCGTCATGCAGGGCTCCAACCACCTGGAGGAGTCTGATCATAGGCCGCTGGATTTCTGTCTCATCTGCCTCGCTGTCGGCTCCAACATAGCTGATAGAtacaag ACCTCACTGCACTGGATGGAGGGGGATCAGAGTCAAACACCCAGACCAGAGGAGGCCTCTGCCTGTCAGTATGTGCTCCACTTTCCAAAACCCACTGAAGCCTTTCAGACATCCAGACTGTGGCTCCACAGGTGTCTGGACATACTGGGGGGAAACGATTAA
- the LOC116044320 gene encoding monocarboxylate transporter 7-like: MALCGVKGTRFLGPNVYPEAPDGGWGWVVAVAFFLVEVFTYGTIKIFGIFLQDLMEEFGETNSRVSWIVSICVFVMTFNGPLSALMTNRFGFQLVVMIGGLLIAAGTIATSFTNSVNQMYITYGLVAGLGYCLTFLPTVTILSQYFSRRRSLVTAVASIGESLSMFALAPAFSALRDHIGWRHTMAVIGALQSTIIICGALLRPIIIKPRATPETKTDGSSPKELEALSTSENVEGTHPEDSIINNTSYAQNTSHSLDNEQTRGSVSTGDSGVHSLKDTDDSSPEEKTLLHKDAGKSVENSMAEVIEIETREKKNENAEKQAMKDDEEMKLGDEKPSAKNSKLLDFSVLRECSFILYSLFGLFATLGFFAPQLYIIELSVSRGVERDRATYMLSTMAVAEILGRFSIGWMLNREQFRKKKLLVLLACVIAMTADLVGFTLVTEFYGLAVCCALYGFFMGTLACTHIPMLAEDDVVGIERMSSAAGVYVFIQSFAGLAGPPLGGVLVDVTENYGSAFYSCAVGMGVSALFLGMVKPAKKGLLCRKRNYKLPEGIHEREGDSEEQIAVHKPDERTDRSLGCSEVDDQATQDVEEVIRFA; this comes from the exons ATGGCACTGTGTGGAGTCAAGGGTACACGTTTCTTGGGGCCCAATGTGTACCCAGAAGCCCCTGATGGAGGCTGGGGATGGGTGGTGGCTGTGGCCTTCTTCTTGGTGGAGGTTTTCACTTATGGTACCATCAAGATATTTGGTATCTTTCTGCAGGACCTAATGGAGGAGTTTGGAGAGACCAACAGTCGGGTCTCCTGGATCGTTTCCATCTGCGTGTTTGTCATGACCTTCAATG GTCCTCTCTCCGCTCTGATGACTAACCGCTTTGGGTTCCAACTGGTTGTTATGATTGGAGGATTACTTATTGCCGCTGGGACCATTGCAACCAGCTTTACCAACTCAGTCAATCAAATGTACATCACCTATGGATTAGTTGCAG GTCTGGGATACTGTCTGACCTTCCTGCCTACTGTGACCATCCTTTCCCAGTACTTTTCTCGCCGCCGGTCTCTGGTCACAGCTGTGGCTTCCATTGGAGAGTCCCTGTCCATGTTTGCCCTAGCACCAG CCTTTTCTGCATTGAGGGACCATATTGGCTGGCGACATACCATGGCAGTGATAGGAGCTTTGCAAAGCACCATCATCATCTGTGGTGCTCTGCTTCGGCCAATCATTATCAAACCCAGAGCGACCCCTGAGACAAAGACTGACGGATCGTCCCCAAAGGAACTGGAAGCTCTCAGTACATCAGAGAATGTAGAGGGCACACATCCAGAAGACTCTATAATAAACAATACCTCATATGCACAAAATACCTCCCACAGTCTGGACAATGAGCAAACCAGAGGCTCTGTGAGCACAGGAGACTCTGGTGTCCATTCTCTAAAGGACACAGACGACAGCAGCCCAGAGGAGAAGACTTTACTGCACAAAGACGCAGGGAAATCTGTGGAAAACAGTATGGCAGAGGTTATAGAAATTGAAACCagggagaaaaagaatgaaaatgCAGAGAAACAAGCGATGAAAGATGATGAGGAAATGAAATTAGGCGATGAAAAGCCATCTGCAAAGAACTCAAAACTTCTAGACTTTTCTGTCCTCAGAGAGTGCAGCTTCATTCTCTATTCTCTGTTTGGACTGTTTGCCACGCTCGGTTTCTTCGCCCCTCAACTCTACATCATTGAGCTGAGTGTGAGTCGAGGTGTGGAGCGGGACCGCGCCACCTACATGCTCTCCACCATGGCTGTGGCTGAAATCCTTGGCCGATTCTCCATTGGATGGATGCTGAACCGGGAGCAGTTCAGGAAGAAGAAGCTGCTGGTGCTTCTGGCATGTGTAATTGCAATGACTGCTGATCTGGTTGGATTTACTTTGGTTACGGAGTTCTACGGCCTGGCTGTGTGCTGCGCTTTGTATGGGTTCTTTATGGGAACCCTAGCATGCACCCACATCCCAATGCTGGCTGAGGATGATGTGGTGGGCATAGAGAGGATGTCTTCAGCTGCTGGTGTCTATGTGTTCATACAGAGCTTTGCTGGGCTGGCTGGACCCCCACTCGGAG GTGTACTGGTGGATGTGACTGAGAACTACGGATCAGCCTTCTATTCCTGTGCAGTCGGCATGGGAGTTAGTGCATTGTTCTTGGGTATGGTAAAACCTGCTAAGAAAGGATTACTGTGTAGGAAGAGGAACTATAAACTCCCTGAAGGCATACATGAAAGAGAAGGGGACTCCGAGGAACAGATTGCAGTGCATAAACCGGACGAAAGAACTGACCGTTCTCTGGGCTGCTCTGAAGTAGACGACCAGGCCACACAAGATGTGGAGGAGGTTATACGTTTTGCTTGA